From one Perca flavescens isolate YP-PL-M2 chromosome 4, PFLA_1.0, whole genome shotgun sequence genomic stretch:
- the LOC114553616 gene encoding interferon-induced GTP-binding protein Mx — protein sequence MNTLNQQYEEKVRPCIDLIDSLRSLGVEKDLALPAIAVIGDQSSGKSSVLEALSGVALPRGSGIVTRCPLELKMKRRREGEEWYGKISYQDFEKEIEDPADVERKIREAQDEMAGVGVGISDDLITLEIASPDVPDLTLIDLPGIARVAVKGQPENIGDQIKRLIQKFIKRQETISLVVVPCNVDIATTEALKMAQEVDPDGERTLGILTKPDLVDKGTEETVVDIVHNEVIHLKKGYMIVRCRGQKDITDKVSLTEAIEREKAFFNDHVHFQTLYNDGHATVPKLAEKLTLELVHHIERSLPRLEEQIEEKLVQTQAELERYGTGPPTDAAERLFFLIDKVTAFTQDAISLTTGEELKCGDRLNVFSTLRREFGKWNAHLDHSGEKFSKRIEREVEEYEEKYRGRELPGFINYKTFEVMVKDQLKELEEPAVKKLKDIGDAVRKVFIQLAISSFIGFPNLIKTAKAKIEAIKQQKESTAEAMLRTQFKMELIVYSQDRTYSSSLSDRKKEEEVDEEDRLRDMSLLYKERSIVYSMDNHATLQELMLHLKSYYKIASQRLADQIPLVIRYQMLQESAVQLQREMLQMLQDRENLEFLLKEDCDIGSQRAALQSRLNRLMKARRYLVEF from the exons ATGAACACTCTGAACCAGCAGTATGAGGAGAAGGTGCGTCCCTGCATCGACCTCATCGACTCTCTTCGCTCTCTGGGTGTAGAGAAGGACTTGGCGCTGCCAGCCATCGCCGTGATTGGAGACCAAAGCTCGGGGAAGAGCTCCGTGTTGGAGGCGCTTTCCGGGGTGGCTCTGCCAAGAGGCAGTG GCATTGTGACAAGATGTCCTCTCGAACTGAAGATGAAGCGAAGGCGAGAAGGAGAGGAGTGGTACGGAAAGATAAGCTACCAGGACTTTGAGAAAGAGATAGAAGACCCCGCAGATGTGGAGAGAAAGATTAGAGAAG CTCAGGATGAAATGGCCGGGGTCGGGGTGGGGATCAGTGATGACCTCATCACTCTGGAGATCGCCTCTCCTGATGTCCCAGACCTGACGCTCATTGACCTGCCCGGCATCGCCAGGGTGGCTGTAAAGGGACAACCAGAGAACATCGGAGACCAG ATAAAGAGACTGATCCAGAAGTTCATCAAAAGACAAGAAACCATCAGCTTGGTGGTTGTTCCATGCAACGTCGACATAGCAACCACAGAGGCTTTGAAGATGGCACAGGAGGTGGATCCTGATGGGGAGAGGACTCTGG gtatCTTGACCAAGCCCGACCTGGTGGACAAAGGCACAGAAGAGACAGTGGTTGATATTGTCCATAACGAGGTCATCCACCTGAAGAAGGGCTACATGATCGTCCGGTGCAGGGGTCAGAAGGACATCACAGACAAGGTGTCTCTGACCGAAGcaatagaaagagagaaagccTTCTTCAACGATCATGTGCATTTTCA AACTCTCTACAATGACGGCCACGCTACTGTTCCCAAACTGGCTGAGAAACTCACACTTGAGCTGGTGCATCACATTGAG AGATCTCTGCCTCGACTGGAAGAGCAGATAGAGGAGAAACTAGTACAGACTCAAGCAGAGCTGGAGAGATACGGCACTGGACCCCCAACGGATGCAGCTGAGAGACTCTTCTTCCTCATTGAT AAAGTGACAGCATTCACTCAGGATGCCATCAGTCTGACTACAGGAGAGGAACTCAAGTGTGGAGACCGGCTCAATGTCTTTTCTACACTCAGAAGAGAGTTTGGGAAGTGGAATGCCCACCTGGACCACTCCGGAGAAAAGT tTAGCAAGAGGATtgagagagaggtggaggaaTATGAAGAGAAGTACCGTGGAAGAGAACTGCCGGGCTTCATCAACTACAAGACCTTTGAGGTCATGGTGAAGGACCAGCTCAAAGAGCTGGAAGAACCCGCTGTCAAGAAACTCAAGGATATAGGAG ATGCTGTTCGGAAGGTGTTCATACAGCTGGCCATAAGTAGCTTCATTGGATTTCCTAACCTCATTAAAACAGCCAAG GCAAAGATCGAAGCCATCAAGCAACAAAAAGAGTCCACTGCTGAAGCCATGCTGAGAACCCAGTTCAAGATGGAGCTGATCGTTTACTCTCAGGACAGGACATACAGCAGCAGTTTGAGTGACAGGAAAAAAGAGGAGGAAGTGGATGAggaagacagactgagagacaTGTCATTATTATATAAAGAAAGGAGTATTGTGTACAGCATGGATAATCATGCAACGCTTCAGGAGCTGATGTTGCACCTTAAATCATACTACAAA ATTGCCAGTCAGCGTCTGGCTGACCAGATCCCGCTGGTGATCCGCTACCAGATGTTGCAGGAGTCTGCCGTCCAGCTGCAGAGGGAGATGCTGCAGATGCTTCAGGATAGAGAGAATTTGGAGTTCTTGCTGAAAGAGGATTGTGACATCGGCAGCCAGAGGGCTGCTTTGCAGAGTCGCCTTAACCGCCTCATGAAGGCACGCAGATACCTGGTGGAGTTCTAG